The Stratiformator vulcanicus genome has a segment encoding these proteins:
- a CDS encoding DUF1592 domain-containing protein — protein sequence MGSATKLLAAEDAISPQHLSAMTERYCVDCHGEFLQEAGLRLNTMRFDATDAANLARWLQVYDRVADGEMPPADAEHPSAEEREQFVAELSQSLARAELRVHAESGRVPLRRLNRVEYEWTLRDLLSQPHLELKEMLPPDPSVGGIETVATAQDFSYVQMSRYLDASRLALDAAMDLKSRPQPINLRLDLQKQSRLTRDVNTKWGKIEPDARRKDGRAERGEVRWVDEWSVFVRQPNSAQTPYFLTHREPVAEGLYRFRCRCRGVEYDHGSIRDTDQNHVLSLYSGESRLLKTWDVANKPRVVEFTAWLKDGDGIELYCASLDDRNTAGAGKMKPYAGPGIAVDYLEMEGPLIDQWPADGHRLLFGDLRVIDWREDSGFRKPMELVDTGAMGKRGSQRREKSPPRMVQSAEPAADAERLLRRFMNRAYRRPADEAEVQRCLAFATRAIEDRFCFQDAMRLAYQAALSSPDFLFLREQPGELDDFALASRLSYFLWRSLPDDELRALADAGRLSEPDVLREQVERLLNDRRSERFIIDFCDQWLDLREVSATAPDQDLYPEYFCDNHLVESVVKEARAYVGEMVSKNLGAAAIVDSDFAMLNERLAEHYDINGVLGSDIRRVELPEGSVRGGLLTQAAIMKITANGLTSSPVTRGAWVLDNILGTPPPPPPPNAGAIEPDTQGATTIRDLLEKHRRVESCAACHRLIDPPGFALENFDVMGAWRERYRSFGKGDPVKREVADRRVKYRLAARVDASGKTIEGVTFDDVEGLRTVLLEQEEQIARNMTERLLTLATGGSVAFSDRTVVEQILERTESENYGLRSIIREIVLSQPFRRK from the coding sequence ATGGGTTCCGCGACGAAGTTGCTTGCAGCCGAGGACGCAATCTCGCCTCAACATCTTTCCGCAATGACGGAGCGATACTGCGTCGACTGTCACGGTGAGTTCCTGCAGGAAGCGGGTCTGCGACTCAATACGATGCGGTTCGATGCCACGGATGCCGCCAATTTGGCTCGCTGGCTCCAAGTCTACGACCGTGTCGCCGACGGCGAGATGCCACCGGCTGATGCCGAGCACCCGTCCGCTGAAGAGCGAGAGCAATTCGTCGCGGAACTAAGCCAATCGCTCGCGCGCGCTGAACTCAGGGTACATGCCGAATCGGGGCGGGTGCCGCTGAGAAGACTGAATCGGGTGGAGTACGAGTGGACGCTGCGCGATCTCTTATCTCAGCCCCACTTGGAATTAAAAGAAATGCTGCCGCCCGATCCCTCGGTCGGAGGAATCGAAACGGTCGCGACCGCGCAAGATTTTTCCTACGTGCAGATGTCGCGATATCTTGACGCATCGCGGTTGGCCCTCGACGCTGCGATGGATTTAAAGAGTCGACCGCAGCCAATCAACTTAAGACTGGACTTGCAGAAACAGAGCCGATTGACGCGAGATGTCAATACGAAGTGGGGTAAGATCGAGCCCGATGCCCGGCGGAAAGATGGTCGAGCGGAACGGGGCGAAGTCCGTTGGGTCGACGAATGGAGCGTGTTCGTACGCCAGCCAAATAGCGCCCAGACGCCGTATTTTCTGACGCACCGCGAACCAGTCGCCGAGGGGCTTTATCGTTTCCGATGCCGATGTCGGGGCGTTGAATATGATCACGGTTCGATTCGCGACACCGATCAAAATCATGTCCTCTCACTTTACAGCGGCGAATCTCGATTGCTTAAGACTTGGGATGTTGCGAACAAGCCGCGTGTCGTGGAATTTACGGCTTGGCTTAAGGATGGGGACGGTATAGAGCTTTACTGTGCTTCGCTCGATGATCGAAACACAGCCGGTGCGGGCAAAATGAAGCCGTACGCTGGACCGGGAATTGCCGTCGACTATCTGGAGATGGAAGGGCCGCTCATTGATCAGTGGCCGGCGGATGGGCATCGCCTGCTGTTCGGCGACCTCCGGGTCATTGATTGGCGGGAAGACTCGGGCTTTCGGAAGCCGATGGAATTAGTTGATACGGGGGCGATGGGGAAGCGGGGCAGTCAACGCCGCGAGAAAAGTCCGCCACGGATGGTTCAGTCAGCCGAACCGGCCGCTGACGCCGAACGCCTGCTCCGCCGATTTATGAATCGAGCCTATCGCCGCCCCGCCGACGAAGCGGAAGTTCAACGGTGCCTCGCCTTCGCGACCCGGGCCATTGAAGACCGATTCTGTTTTCAAGATGCGATGCGATTGGCCTATCAGGCTGCATTAAGTTCGCCCGACTTTCTATTCTTAAGAGAGCAGCCCGGCGAATTGGACGACTTCGCCCTCGCCTCCAGACTCTCTTACTTTTTATGGCGTAGTCTGCCGGACGATGAATTGAGGGCGTTGGCTGATGCGGGGCGATTGTCGGAACCGGACGTGCTGCGTGAGCAAGTCGAGCGACTATTAAACGATCGTCGCTCGGAACGATTCATCATCGACTTTTGCGATCAGTGGCTCGATCTTCGAGAAGTCTCTGCGACTGCGCCCGATCAGGATCTTTACCCCGAATACTTCTGCGATAACCATTTGGTGGAATCGGTGGTCAAGGAAGCTCGCGCCTATGTGGGAGAAATGGTTTCAAAGAATCTCGGGGCCGCCGCTATCGTTGACTCCGATTTCGCGATGCTGAATGAGCGGTTGGCGGAGCACTACGACATCAATGGCGTGCTGGGCAGCGATATTCGACGCGTCGAGCTTCCGGAGGGTTCGGTACGCGGAGGTCTACTCACGCAGGCGGCCATTATGAAAATCACGGCCAACGGGCTTACGTCGTCTCCCGTCACGCGAGGGGCTTGGGTTCTGGATAACATTTTGGGGACGCCGCCACCCCCTCCCCCGCCCAACGCCGGGGCCATTGAACCCGATACTCAAGGTGCGACGACGATTCGCGACCTGCTCGAGAAACATCGACGGGTCGAATCCTGTGCGGCTTGTCACCGCTTAATCGATCCCCCGGGCTTTGCGTTGGAGAACTTTGACGTCATGGGAGCCTGGCGGGAACGGTATCGCAGCTTCGGCAAGGGTGACCCGGTCAAAAGAGAAGTCGCCGATCGCCGCGTTAAATATCGCCTCGCTGCAAGAGTTGATGCTTCCGGGAAAACGATCGAAGGAGTCACGTTTGACGATGTCGAAGGACTTCGCACGGTGCTCCTTGAGCAGGAGGAGCAGATCGCCCGCAATATGACCGAGCGTCTGCTGACGCTCGCGACGGGAGGAAGCGTCGCTTTTTCTGATCGCACCGTCGTTGAGCAAATCTTAGAGCGAACAGAGTCCGAGAATTACGGGCTTCGCTCCATCATCCGCGAAATCGTGCTGAGTCAGCCGTTCCGACGAAAATAG
- a CDS encoding SMP-30/gluconolactonase/LRE family protein: protein MTIWLVLASTAVSAEIDEIELSDLVDSDSRVVKLAGGFRFTEGPASDGEGGVYFVDTPPKALHHWSHNGKLQRYWRGDEFAIGGLSARDGQLVGCSGRAHGVFDLSEKGRAKLLVDQFEGRPLCGNNDIWLAPDGSVYFTDQYPRKGDSTQDGGYVYRLSPDRTNLQRVTEDLWRPNGIVGSADGKSLFVAVPRQKSVFRYDIDSDGMLSNRKTAADHPSDGLTLDERGNLYVTWKTVRIYSPTGRFIGDIEVPEAPSNVTFGGPDGKTLFITARTGLYSIHMRVRGG, encoded by the coding sequence TTGACGATTTGGCTCGTCTTGGCTTCGACCGCGGTCTCTGCCGAGATCGACGAGATCGAGTTGTCAGACCTCGTCGATTCCGACAGTCGCGTTGTGAAGCTTGCGGGCGGGTTTCGTTTTACCGAAGGTCCTGCCAGCGATGGTGAAGGCGGAGTTTACTTCGTCGATACACCCCCGAAGGCATTGCATCACTGGTCGCACAACGGGAAATTGCAGCGTTACTGGCGCGGCGACGAGTTCGCCATCGGCGGTCTTTCCGCTCGGGACGGACAACTCGTTGGTTGCTCCGGACGAGCCCATGGAGTGTTTGACCTCAGCGAAAAGGGTCGGGCAAAGTTGCTCGTCGATCAATTTGAAGGTCGACCACTGTGCGGCAACAACGACATCTGGCTCGCCCCTGATGGCTCGGTGTACTTCACCGATCAGTACCCCCGCAAAGGCGATTCCACGCAGGATGGTGGCTATGTCTACCGCCTGTCACCCGATCGCACCAATCTGCAGCGAGTTACCGAAGACCTGTGGCGCCCCAACGGCATTGTGGGTTCTGCGGATGGCAAAAGCCTGTTCGTGGCCGTGCCACGTCAGAAAAGCGTCTTTCGCTACGACATCGACTCAGACGGGATGCTCTCAAACCGAAAAACTGCCGCCGATCACCCGTCTGATGGGTTGACGTTGGACGAACGCGGTAATTTGTATGTCACTTGGAAGACCGTCAGGATTTATTCGCCGACCGGACGCTTTATTGGCGACATCGAGGTGCCGGAGGCGCCGTCCAATGTGACGTTCGGCGGCCCCGACGGCAAGACGTTATTTATTACCGCACGCACCGGCCTCTATTCGATCCACATGAGAGTACGCGGCGGTTAG
- a CDS encoding FecR domain-containing protein — MNQRFQELWADFLEGDLDESGIAELDELLASNDDLLKEVGDLYEQHRMLGLLMQPYESRDFVDSVKFAIQAEKSDFVNGVVGRLGSRPRSGIWSGLTIVASTLMVSVLSVWTFAATFPRGTREVVVERIVTRSNEYVATLARAEDCRWSGRALPQGSRLMAGPLQLNSGTALIRFDGGATARITGPVVIDLHSAGEAELHSGRAVVRAPEEAAGFILRTPAKDLIDLGTEFAADVSLSGETELHVLEGEVRFGGRSGRKSVLAAGNSRRFDLSSDGFGETISFDPERFQNSLPVIDRSRIGRLTARESFDYPFAEAPGNEAQADDGLGWKSHWYRTTRASKLPVEFSPDVLLPTPIGLASAEPGCLTLPTEETDWTYREASKRLLSHPIDLDSDGVWYASFLIRPGVSTGDKYQWLQFILNERTKDWATKTRLGAGILSNNRPIIHDTAGNTVGETPLVDGATYLFVIKVVTGSDRPEQVFLKVYGSDDRVDSAEPVVWTVVGRTASHHGKIDSVHIFNGPGRRFDIDDIRCGTSWEAVTPLADDASLDTALDSGSTSAQLGANQYSRRGRRSRRLAGRSAIS; from the coding sequence ATGAATCAGCGATTTCAAGAGCTATGGGCTGACTTCCTCGAAGGTGATCTCGACGAAAGTGGGATCGCCGAATTAGACGAATTGCTGGCGTCGAATGATGACTTACTCAAAGAGGTCGGCGATCTCTATGAGCAGCACCGCATGTTGGGCCTGCTGATGCAGCCCTATGAATCGCGTGACTTCGTCGATTCCGTGAAGTTCGCAATTCAGGCCGAAAAATCGGACTTCGTCAATGGCGTCGTCGGCCGGCTCGGGTCAAGACCGAGAAGCGGAATCTGGTCCGGCCTGACGATCGTTGCTTCGACCTTAATGGTTTCCGTATTATCTGTCTGGACGTTCGCGGCGACGTTTCCGCGGGGCACGCGGGAAGTTGTCGTGGAGCGGATCGTCACTCGCTCCAACGAATATGTCGCCACCCTGGCCCGTGCCGAAGACTGCCGCTGGAGCGGTCGTGCTCTACCGCAGGGGTCTCGCCTCATGGCGGGGCCGCTGCAACTTAATAGTGGGACCGCACTGATCCGCTTCGACGGCGGAGCGACGGCCCGGATAACCGGCCCCGTCGTGATCGATCTCCATTCTGCCGGCGAGGCCGAGCTGCATTCCGGTCGTGCCGTCGTGCGAGCCCCCGAAGAGGCGGCGGGCTTTATTCTACGGACGCCGGCCAAGGACCTGATCGACCTCGGCACCGAGTTCGCCGCCGACGTTTCGTTGTCTGGCGAGACCGAATTGCATGTTCTCGAGGGCGAAGTCCGATTCGGTGGTCGCTCCGGTCGTAAGTCCGTCTTGGCAGCCGGGAATTCGCGGCGATTTGATCTTAGTAGTGACGGCTTCGGAGAGACGATTTCTTTCGATCCTGAGCGTTTCCAGAACAGTTTGCCGGTTATTGATCGCAGTCGTATCGGCCGCTTGACGGCTCGAGAATCCTTCGATTACCCGTTTGCCGAAGCCCCCGGCAACGAGGCGCAGGCGGACGACGGACTCGGTTGGAAGTCGCACTGGTATCGCACGACTCGCGCCAGCAAATTGCCTGTCGAGTTCTCGCCCGATGTACTCTTACCGACGCCGATCGGTCTGGCATCGGCGGAGCCCGGCTGCTTAACACTGCCCACAGAAGAAACCGATTGGACTTATCGCGAGGCTTCAAAGCGGCTGTTATCTCACCCGATCGATCTTGACTCTGACGGTGTGTGGTACGCGAGCTTTCTGATCCGCCCGGGCGTTTCAACGGGCGACAAATACCAATGGCTTCAGTTCATATTAAATGAACGAACAAAAGACTGGGCGACCAAGACACGACTGGGTGCGGGGATTCTGTCGAACAACCGCCCGATCATCCACGATACCGCCGGCAATACCGTTGGTGAAACTCCGTTGGTCGACGGTGCCACTTATCTGTTCGTCATTAAAGTCGTGACCGGCTCTGATCGCCCGGAGCAGGTGTTCCTTAAAGTTTATGGAAGTGATGATCGTGTCGATTCAGCCGAGCCGGTCGTGTGGACCGTCGTCGGCCGGACCGCTTCGCACCACGGGAAAATTGACTCCGTTCACATCTTTAACGGACCCGGGCGACGCTTTGACATTGATGACATTCGCTGCGGAACGTCCTGGGAGGCGGTCACACCGCTGGCCGATGACGCGTCGCTCGACACCGCTTTGGATTCAGGCAGTACTTCCGCCCAACTCGGGGCGAATCAATACTCTCGGCGAGGCCGTCGCTCGCGACGTCTTGCAGGCCGTTCGGCCATCTCATGA
- a CDS encoding sugar phosphate isomerase/epimerase family protein, producing the protein MNRRHFFKTGAAASLLAGYPRIATIANAKEESRVTTSMGLVIYTRKRLREATRDRASGYDLYHPATFLEHCHTLGVGGIQAELSRLDESAAEKLRQQAQDYSMYIEGITRPPKDAGDIGRFRKDISIARRAGALAVRTTIIPGRRYEQFQTLDQFKAAEKRGESMLKLAAPVVEQLQVPLAVENHKDQRVDERVGLMKRIDSKFIGVCLDTGNNLALVDDPLAAVEAFAPWAHSVHLKDQGVKPYEEGFLLADVPLGEGCLPLESIVSHVRRVKPDVRFSLEMITRDPLKVPCLTPEYWATMPHVPGADVAKVLSMVRERSSEIFSPVDALSLADRAELENRHIEISKHYAAETLKLTR; encoded by the coding sequence ATGAATCGCAGACATTTTTTTAAAACTGGCGCGGCCGCTTCGTTGCTGGCGGGTTATCCGCGTATCGCGACGATCGCGAATGCGAAGGAAGAGAGTCGGGTCACAACGTCGATGGGACTCGTCATCTACACGCGAAAGCGATTGCGTGAGGCAACGCGAGACAGGGCAAGTGGCTATGACCTTTATCACCCCGCCACTTTTCTTGAGCATTGCCATACTTTGGGCGTCGGTGGAATTCAGGCAGAGCTATCTCGGCTTGATGAATCCGCGGCAGAGAAACTGCGGCAGCAGGCTCAAGACTATAGCATGTATATCGAAGGCATCACCCGCCCCCCGAAAGACGCTGGCGATATCGGACGATTCCGCAAAGACATCAGCATCGCCCGCCGAGCGGGCGCGCTCGCCGTGCGCACGACAATCATCCCGGGCCGTCGCTATGAACAATTTCAAACGCTGGATCAATTTAAAGCTGCGGAAAAACGTGGCGAATCGATGTTGAAACTGGCCGCCCCGGTCGTTGAGCAACTTCAAGTGCCGCTCGCTGTTGAGAATCACAAAGACCAACGGGTTGATGAGCGGGTCGGGCTGATGAAACGCATCGACAGCAAATTTATTGGCGTTTGTCTCGATACCGGCAACAATCTCGCTCTCGTCGACGACCCGCTCGCCGCGGTCGAAGCGTTCGCGCCATGGGCCCATTCGGTCCATTTAAAAGACCAAGGTGTAAAGCCTTACGAGGAAGGTTTTCTGTTGGCAGACGTACCGCTGGGTGAGGGCTGCCTGCCTTTAGAATCGATCGTTTCGCACGTACGGCGGGTGAAACCCGATGTCCGCTTCTCGCTCGAGATGATCACACGCGACCCTTTAAAGGTACCCTGCCTGACTCCGGAGTATTGGGCGACGATGCCCCACGTGCCGGGCGCAGATGTCGCGAAAGTATTGTCGATGGTCCGCGAGCGCTCATCAGAGATTTTTTCTCCGGTCGATGCACTCAGCCTCGCCGATCGGGCGGAACTGGAAAACAGGCACATTGAAATCAGCAAGCATTACGCGGCAGAGACATTGAAGTTAACGCGGTAG
- a CDS encoding sigma-70 family RNA polymerase sigma factor, translating to MSRNLDRSVRKAQAGDVEAFGEIVAEHERSIRAWLISRCPPGGDADDVAQKVFIQAFRRLEEFEAGTDLKAWLFAIAKFQLMAECTRLRRQADYHSRYVPVALSAQLEQRISVEPAEVPRELEDLRECVRQLDQRGRELLGLRYSSETPLAEIAESTGRSVGAIKKHLYVLRQKLQECIKQKVAARASL from the coding sequence ATGAGCCGAAATCTCGATCGCAGCGTGCGAAAAGCTCAGGCAGGGGACGTTGAAGCGTTTGGTGAAATCGTCGCCGAACACGAGCGTTCGATTCGGGCATGGCTCATTTCCCGCTGCCCGCCCGGCGGGGACGCCGACGATGTCGCCCAGAAAGTCTTCATTCAAGCCTTCAGGCGACTCGAGGAGTTCGAGGCCGGAACTGACCTGAAGGCGTGGTTATTCGCGATTGCGAAATTTCAATTAATGGCAGAGTGCACCCGACTACGTCGCCAGGCTGATTACCACTCGCGCTACGTGCCGGTCGCGCTGTCTGCCCAGTTGGAACAGCGAATTTCCGTTGAGCCCGCTGAAGTGCCGCGGGAATTGGAAGACTTGCGGGAATGCGTCAGGCAATTGGATCAACGGGGTCGCGAACTGCTGGGCTTGCGTTACAGCAGTGAAACGCCGCTCGCCGAAATTGCAGAGAGCACCGGCCGCAGCGTCGGTGCGATTAAGAAACATCTCTATGTGCTTCGCCAGAAGTTGCAAGAGTGCATTAAGCAGAAGGTCGCCGCGAGGGCTTCGCTATGA
- a CDS encoding Gfo/Idh/MocA family protein, whose protein sequence is MQSLNLGTLAQVNQALAMHDNLMNEQSTTPRLSRRQTILGGFGTALALAWPLRAFGASKSIREADRLRVGLGGAGIRGRYLIGNLPAEAKITAICDAHLGHVQDTLSAKKPFSEVLTDFHQRDAADCTAYQDYRRMLDEESLDAVIIATPDHHHAMVALLALARGLDVYLEKPVSVTIEEGRALSDAVERTGRVLQVGSQQRSMEMNRFGCEFIRNGGLGRIHRVEISNYPGPMPCPDYRPERVPQAMNWDLFCGPTPLRPYHRRLWSKDQFKVHGVNWRGWDLWRDFSGHLVTNWGAHSFDMIQWALGKDDTGPVKLTCDPVENSEQLAADWLKKTPPPSRSPIQGRDDHRRYFPVDMQYADGTVVSLTPDNGPMRFIGEKGVAEMGRNKFSVDQPELLTSKPDRSAMALWKGAGHVARPHLQNWLDAIRHGTPLAAPIEAGHRTATVCHLINIVRELEHPLEWDPIEERFLSDEAANALIRRERRPGWELPV, encoded by the coding sequence ATGCAATCTCTTAATTTAGGAACATTGGCTCAGGTTAATCAGGCTTTGGCGATGCACGACAACTTGATGAACGAACAATCGACGACGCCTCGACTCAGCCGGCGGCAGACCATCCTCGGTGGATTCGGCACGGCCCTCGCATTAGCTTGGCCCCTCAGAGCTTTCGGGGCGTCGAAGTCGATTCGGGAAGCGGATCGACTCCGGGTCGGACTGGGCGGCGCGGGAATTCGCGGTCGATATTTAATTGGCAACTTACCGGCCGAGGCGAAAATCACTGCGATATGCGATGCTCATCTCGGGCACGTGCAGGACACACTCTCGGCGAAGAAACCTTTTTCAGAGGTCCTCACCGACTTCCATCAGCGAGACGCCGCCGATTGCACCGCCTATCAAGACTACCGGCGGATGCTGGATGAAGAGTCGCTCGATGCGGTTATCATCGCCACTCCCGATCATCATCATGCGATGGTGGCCTTGCTAGCTCTCGCACGAGGGCTGGACGTTTACCTCGAAAAACCTGTTTCCGTCACGATTGAAGAGGGGCGTGCCTTAAGCGATGCTGTGGAACGCACAGGACGGGTACTTCAAGTCGGAAGCCAGCAGCGATCGATGGAGATGAACCGATTCGGTTGCGAGTTCATTCGCAACGGCGGCCTTGGAAGAATTCATCGCGTCGAGATTTCGAACTATCCGGGCCCGATGCCCTGCCCGGATTATCGCCCCGAGCGGGTGCCGCAGGCGATGAACTGGGACTTGTTCTGCGGGCCGACTCCGCTGCGTCCTTATCATCGCCGGCTTTGGTCGAAGGACCAATTTAAGGTTCACGGTGTCAATTGGCGTGGCTGGGATCTGTGGCGTGATTTTTCAGGGCATTTGGTGACGAATTGGGGTGCGCACAGCTTCGACATGATCCAATGGGCGCTCGGTAAAGACGACACCGGCCCCGTGAAGTTGACGTGCGATCCTGTGGAAAATAGCGAGCAACTCGCGGCGGACTGGCTAAAGAAAACACCGCCGCCCTCCCGCAGTCCCATTCAAGGCCGCGATGACCATCGACGCTACTTTCCGGTTGACATGCAATATGCCGACGGCACCGTCGTCTCTTTAACGCCTGACAATGGGCCGATGCGATTTATCGGTGAAAAGGGGGTTGCCGAAATGGGTCGCAATAAATTTTCCGTGGATCAACCGGAACTATTAACCTCGAAACCTGATCGGTCGGCGATGGCTCTCTGGAAGGGGGCAGGGCACGTGGCACGCCCGCACCTTCAAAATTGGCTCGATGCGATACGACACGGCACGCCGCTGGCAGCTCCGATCGAGGCCGGGCATCGAACCGCGACGGTGTGCCACCTAATTAATATCGTTCGAGAGTTGGAACACCCACTGGAGTGGGACCCTATTGAAGAACGGTTTTTATCAGACGAGGCCGCCAACGCACTCATTCGACGCGAACGAAGACCGGGCTGGGAACTTCCGGTTTAA
- a CDS encoding DUF1552 domain-containing protein — translation MRQRPLSRRTFLRGSGVALSLPLLDAMGVATASAAPSGSSTAPQRLIAIETNQGIVPQYFFPKRAGFDWEVTPYLKHLNQFRDQLTVFSGVSHPEVDGGHSAEPCFLTAAPHPGRGGFRNTISLDQYAAERIGHHNRFPSLTLSINTPRSISFTAAGVQIPGENSPRRVFQKLFVRGNAEAVQSRIADLRHGRSILDSVADRARTLSREVGSRDRAKLDQYFTGVRELERRLHANEEWENRPKPQVDYPMPEEMNDPSALLEQVRSMFDLCRLAVQTDSTRLITFFMYQNTAKPNIPGVQEGTHGLTHHGNNPDKLSQLQLIEGAQLEELSRLLGQLRETPEAGASLLDRTSVLYGTPMGNANRHSNDNLPVLLAGGGFRHAGHLAFSQEHNYPLPNLFVSLLQSLGVEADRFASSTGTMSGLELR, via the coding sequence ATGCGACAACGACCACTCTCAAGGCGGACCTTCTTGCGTGGCTCAGGCGTGGCGTTGTCGCTTCCGCTGTTGGATGCAATGGGGGTTGCGACTGCATCAGCCGCACCCAGCGGTTCATCAACCGCGCCGCAACGACTGATCGCGATTGAAACGAATCAAGGGATCGTCCCCCAGTATTTTTTCCCGAAGCGTGCCGGTTTCGATTGGGAAGTCACACCTTATCTAAAACACTTGAACCAATTCCGTGATCAGCTCACCGTCTTTTCAGGGGTGTCTCACCCCGAGGTCGACGGCGGCCACTCCGCGGAGCCTTGCTTCCTGACGGCTGCGCCCCACCCCGGGAGGGGCGGATTCCGGAACACGATTTCACTTGATCAATACGCGGCGGAACGCATCGGGCATCATAACCGCTTCCCATCATTGACGCTCAGCATTAACACCCCGCGTAGCATCTCCTTTACCGCTGCCGGTGTTCAGATTCCGGGCGAGAACAGTCCTCGCCGCGTATTTCAAAAATTGTTCGTGCGTGGCAATGCCGAAGCCGTTCAATCGAGAATCGCCGACCTTCGGCACGGAAGGAGTATTTTAGACTCCGTCGCCGACCGTGCTCGAACGCTCAGCCGTGAGGTAGGGTCGCGCGACCGCGCGAAACTCGATCAGTACTTCACCGGCGTGAGAGAACTGGAACGCCGACTGCATGCGAATGAAGAATGGGAGAACCGACCAAAGCCGCAGGTCGATTATCCGATGCCGGAGGAAATGAACGACCCGAGTGCCCTATTGGAACAAGTCCGCTCAATGTTCGACCTCTGCCGGTTGGCCGTTCAGACAGATTCCACCCGGCTGATCACGTTCTTTATGTATCAGAACACGGCCAAGCCGAACATTCCGGGGGTCCAAGAGGGAACCCACGGCTTGACCCACCACGGCAACAATCCGGATAAACTCTCTCAACTTCAATTAATTGAAGGGGCGCAGCTTGAAGAATTGAGCCGCTTGCTCGGTCAGCTGCGCGAGACCCCGGAGGCGGGTGCGTCTTTATTGGATCGTACCTCTGTTCTTTATGGCACTCCGATGGGGAACGCGAATCGGCATTCGAATGACAACCTCCCGGTTCTGTTGGCGGGCGGCGGTTTCCGACATGCCGGGCATTTGGCGTTCAGCCAAGAGCACAATTACCCGCTACCGAACCTGTTTGTCAGCCTGCTTCAAAGCCTTGGAGTGGAAGCTGACCGCTTCGCGTCAAGCACGGGCACGATGTCCGGCCTTGAACTGCGTTAA
- a CDS encoding SDR family oxidoreductase, producing the protein MKLESKVALVVGGSSGIGDAIARSFAAEGCRVVIIGRSEDTLRKALEAPEYGDRGCHRVCDATDREAIEQAIEWCEAEVGPLDFLVNSAGTNVSGRSFADIDPDDFQKVLDANLNATFLAMRSVLKSMRARGTGTIINVVSLGGLRSIPLAGVPYTASKFAQGSLGLIANQEANEDGVRVTNIYPGETNTPIVDRRPTPPPPERRAAMLQPDDVAAMALTVALLPPRAVVPEIVITPRHMPLN; encoded by the coding sequence ATGAAGCTGGAAAGTAAGGTCGCCCTTGTCGTCGGCGGCAGTAGCGGGATCGGCGACGCGATCGCGCGGTCTTTCGCCGCGGAAGGATGCCGGGTCGTCATCATTGGTCGGAGTGAAGACACACTGCGCAAAGCGTTGGAAGCTCCAGAATATGGAGACCGGGGCTGCCACCGCGTCTGCGATGCGACCGACCGAGAGGCGATCGAGCAGGCGATCGAGTGGTGCGAAGCCGAGGTCGGTCCTCTTGATTTTCTTGTCAACAGTGCGGGCACCAATGTGTCGGGCCGGTCATTCGCTGACATTGACCCGGATGACTTTCAGAAAGTGCTCGACGCGAATCTCAATGCGACATTCCTGGCGATGAGGAGCGTTTTGAAGTCGATGCGGGCCCGCGGAACGGGAACGATTATCAATGTCGTATCACTCGGCGGGCTGCGGTCCATCCCGCTCGCCGGAGTGCCCTACACGGCCTCGAAGTTTGCCCAAGGATCGCTCGGTCTGATCGCTAACCAAGAGGCAAACGAGGACGGCGTGCGCGTCACCAATATCTATCCGGGTGAAACGAACACGCCGATCGTCGATCGCCGACCGACACCCCCGCCGCCCGAGCGAAGAGCGGCAATGCTGCAACCGGATGATGTCGCTGCGATGGCACTCACGGTCGCCTTACTCCCGCCCCGAGCCGTCGTTCCCGAGATCGTCATCACGCCGCGTCACATGCCTTTGAACTGA